The window ATCCGTAACCTCGATACCGAATGGTTTAAACGAGCGGCAATCCAATATCATTTCGTGCGCACAACGGCCATTGGCACCGGTATATAATACCGGGAAATGACTTTCTAAACGGGTTTTAATGTAGTTGGCATTCAGGATAGCATAGCGGGTCGCATTGGTTAACCCTTCACTGCCCATCATAGCTATGTAAGCATGTGAGATGATCAGGATAGATGCCGAACCCCATGGCGCTGCAGATACCGCGTGGATAGATTTACCCCTGTCAATATCAACCACAGCGTGACCTGGTAAGTAAGGCACCAGGTGTTTAGCCACACCAATAGGGCCCATACCAGGGCCACCGCCACCGTGAGGGATACAGAAGGTTTTATGTAAGTTTAAATGGCAAACATCGGCACCAATATTGGCGGGGCTGGTTAAGCCTACCTGTGCGTTCATGTTGGCGCCATCCATATAAACCTGGCCGCCGTTTTCATGAATGATCTGGCAAATCTCGATGATCGACTCTTCAAATACACCGTGTGTAGATGGGTAGGTAACCATTAAGCACGACAGCTCATTTTTATATTGCTCGGCTTTGGCACGCATATCGGCCACATCGATGTTGCCGTTATCGTCACACTTAACAACCACTATCTTCATACCGGCCATCGCTGCCGATGCAGGATTAGTGCCGTGTGCCGATGATGGAATTAACGCGATATTACGGTGGGTATCGCCCCTGTCATGATGATAAGCGCGGATAACCATTAAACCGGCGTATTCGCCTTGTGCACCTGCGTTTGGCTGCAAGCTCATGGCTGCAAAGCCGGTGATCTCGCTCAGCCATTTGTTAATTTCGTCAAACAGTTGCATGTAGCCGCCAACCTGGTCGGTTGGTGCAAAAGGGTGAATTTTGCTGAAATGGTTCCAGGTAACCGGAATCATTTCGGTGGTAGCGTTCAGCTTCATGGTACATGAACCTAAAGCGATCATAGAGTGGCAAAGCGAAAGATCTTTGGCCTCTAATGATTTAATATAACGCAGCATTTCATGTTCGGAATGGTGCGAGTTAAATAACGCGTGGGTTAAGTAAGCAGATGTACGTTGTAATTCGGTTGGGATCACCGTTTCCAGGTCAGCCTTCAACCCGTCAAAATCAACATCGTTAATGGTTTTGCCCAATACTTTGGCAAAAAACCGTACAATGGTTTTAATATCCTCGGGCGATGTAGTTTCATCAACAGAAATAGTAACGATAGAACCTTCGTAGTTCAGGTTCATTTCGTTGTTTAACGCTTCAGAATGGATAGGGCCGGCTAAGTGGGCTACATCAAACTTCAGGGTATCAAAGTAGCTTTCGTTCAGTTGTTTGTAACCTAATTCGCCAAGGGCTTTAGCTAACAGGATGGTTAAGCCATGGATCCTTTCGGCAATTAATTTAACACCTTTAGGGCCATGGTATACGGCATACATGCCAGCCATAATAGCCAACAAGGCCTGCGCCGTACAAATATTTGAAGTTGCTTTATCCCTGCGGATGTGCTGCTCGCGGGTTTGCAAGGCCATACGTAATGCATAGTTGCCGGCGCTATCAATAGTTACACCAATGATACGACCAGGGATAGAGCGTTTGTACTCCTCCTTAGTTGCAAAAAACGCGGCATGCGGACCACCAAAGCCCATTGGTACACCAAAACGTTGCGTAGTACCAACAACAATATCGGCACCCCATTCGCCCGGAGGGGTTAACAGCACCAGGCTCATAATATCGGCAACAACGGTTAGTTTAATGCCCTTTTCGTGACCGGCGGCTGCAAAATCCTTGTAGTTGTACACCGCGCCTTTACCGGCAGGGTATTGTACAATGGCGCCAAACATATTGTCGGTTAATTCAACCGTGCGGTGGTCGCCTATTTGCAGTTCGATGCCGTAAGGCTCTGAGCGGGTTTTTAAAATATCTATAGTTTGCGGGAACAGTTCTTCAGACACAAAGAACACATTGGCGGCATTGTTTTTACGCAGGGTGTATTGCATAAACATGGCCTCGGCGGCGGCGGTGCCTTCGTCTAATAACGATGCATTGGCAATTTCCATACCGGTAAGGTCGATAACCATGGTTTGGAAATTTAACAAAGCCTGTAAACGGCCCTGCGCAATTTCGGCCTGGTATGGCGTGTATTGGGTATACCATCCGGGATTTTCGAGGATGTTACGCTGAATAACGCCAGGCACAATTACATCATAATATCCCTTGCCGATGAACGACTTAAATACCTTGTTTTTTAATGATGTTTGCTTAAGCGTGGTAAGGTAATCAAACTCACTTTTGGCAGGCGGTAAATCGAGCGGTTTTTTGAGCCTGATCTGGTCTGGAATTGTTTGCGCAATCAATTCATCAAGTGAGCTAACACCGATGGTTTTTAACATTTTTGCCGTGTCGGCCTCATTAGGAGCAATATGCCTTGACTGGAATTGTTCCTGGTAATCTGCGTTTAGCTTCATGAAGTAGTCGTCCCCTTAAATTTACCGCAAAGGTACGGTTTTACAATATGAGTAACAATTAGGTAATATCATATTGACAAAGCATTTACAAGGGAAAAATGTATTTTAGATGCGATTACCTAAACACATGGGCAGGCGGGCATTATTACTACTTTTATTTCTGTTTATCTGTTTCAGATCGGTTGCCGACACCTTTGTGGTAACCAGCAATGCCGATAGCGGCCCGGGTACTTTACGCGAGGCATTAACCTTGGCAGCTGCTAATGACAGTACCCAAACCGACTATATTAATTTTAGCTTAACTGATATTAGTGAGGCCGGTAGAACTTTATATCTTAAATCACAGCTTCCGGATATTTCCTCTAACCTGGTTATTGATGGGAGTACACAAACGGGCACTTATTTTGGCGTAAGTACTGCTAAAGTAGCCCTTTTCTTTAATCCGGGTAATAATGGCCCTCTAAACGGTTTAAGCATTATCAACAAACATAACGTCACGATATTAGGACTTTACCTTAAATATTTTAAAAGCAGCGGCCCCGATTCCGCCGGCTTAAATTACCGTACAGGCATTTATATTGTAAATAGTGATAATATTATTTTCGGGCAGGCTTTAAAAGGTAATGTAGTCATTGGGTTTTCGCAATCCCTTACAACCAGTTATTTACCCGCAAACAATGCCAATTATTCCAGCAATATCACCATTAAAGCCAGCTTTTTCAGTATTGATGCAGATGGAGAAACATTGCCTGTTGAACAGGAACAAGCCCTTGGGCTTGCGTACCTGACAGGATCGATAAAAGTTGGCGGGACCGAGATAGAAGGTAATGTATTAGCTAATGGCGTGGTAATTAGCCAGCAAAACAGTTATGCATCGTATGATACCATTACCGCTCATTTTTATATCAGAAATAACAAGATAGGTGTTAATTATAGCGTTACTAAAGAAATACTCACATCAGCAGGAATCTTTGCCTCAACGGTAGATCCTGACGGCTCCAATTACTTAGATATTGACGATAACGTGATTACAGGTAACGCGATCTTTGGCGACGCTATCTATCCCATTAACATGGGGCGCCAGATAAATATCAGGCGAAATTATATAGGAACAGACAAAACACGTACAAGGACTTTTAAAACGGGAGGAATATTTTTATATTCGTGTACAGGTCAGGTTTCTATAGGTAGCAGCGACCCTGCCGATGCTAACTATATAACCAATTGCGTACCGGTAATAGTATGGCCCTACACTAACGCCAAAATAAATAAAAACAGCTTTTACTGCCCAACTTATGTGCAACCTATGCATTACGTTGGCTATGGGGAATTTGATGCCCCCCAGGTAAACATTACCAAAATATTGCCAACCGTAATTAGTGGTACTGCAACACCCAATTCAACCATTGAGCTTTTTTATGATGATAAATGCGGCACCTGTTCGCCGCAAACTTATTTTGCTTCAACCACGGCAGATGCAAAGGGAAACTGGAAATATACGGGGCCTAGTATTCATGGAACCATAATAGCGTCGGCTACGAATGATAAAAACACATCAGATTTTACGAAGACGACTATCAATGTGGACAATGTTAAAGTGATAAATGCATGCGATAATACAGGCTCGATAATAGGCGCTGTACCCCAAAGCGCATCGGAAATAAGGTGGGTAAATGAAAACGGGAAAACGGTTTCAACCGATGCTGATTTAATAGGTGTAAAGCCCGGAAAATATAAGTTAATAGTAAAAAATGGAGGCTGTGGCGATTCGACATCATACTTTGAAATTCAACAGCGTTTTTTGGTTGATACCACTAAAATAATAAAAGTGCAACCTTCTTGTAATGGCGCTACAGGTTCAATTTCAAGCATCCAATTTGCGTATAACGATAATCAGACTCCCATAATAACCTGGACCGATGCAGCCAACAAGATCTGGGGCAACAACGTTGACGTAAGTAATCTGCCGGCGGGAAAATATACTTTGATTATCAAAAGCTTCGATGCAACCTGTGTAAAAAAATATGGCCCATTTATACTTAAAAACACCACCGGCCCTACTATCGACGATTCAAAACCCAACGTCACCAACACCAACTGTGGCCAAACCATAGGCTCCATAACAAACATTATTGTTACCGGCGGTACCGGCACACGGCATTTTACCTGGAAAAACGTCCAACAGCAGGAAGTGGCCTATACACAGGATTTAACCGGCCAGCCAGCAGGCAAATATACACTGCAGGTAACCGACGATAGCCAATGCGGCCCCGTTTACAGTAAAGAAATTGAAATAACAGAAGTTAACGGCATAAGCATTACAGAATCGCTTAATGCCACAACACCTGCCAGTTGCGGTAAAGCAAACGGCGCGGTGACCGGGGTTACCGCAACCGGAGGAACTAAATATGAATGGCGGGACACCAATGGAAACCTGGCAGGTACCAGCCTTGATTTAAAAAATGTGCCGGGTGGTGCTTACCAGTTAACGGTATCCAACGCTTTTTGCCAAAAACAATCAAAGGTTTACCAGGTAACCGAGCAGTCAGGTACCGTATTTCCGTCAACCTATACCGTTAACCATATTGATGCCTGTTACGGAAAAGCTAATGGGGCATTACAGGTAAACCAGGATGCCCTGATAAAGGCTGTTAGATGGGTTAACGCTGCCGGGGTTGACGTTGCCATGCACCACGGCGCGACAGATCTGGCGGCCGGTAACTACAAGCTTTATCTGACCGACCAAAATGGGTGCGAAAGTTATTATAACACCTACCGGGTAGATGAGCTGCCCGAGTTAAAAGTTACGGATAACGGGCAAACAGGCAACGAACAATGTGGGTTGAAAAGCGGTTACGTAAGTAACGTAACTGTTGCAGGGGGATTACCACCTTATACCTACACCTGGCTTAATGCCGGCAGTGCATCAATAGGTACAACAAGCAGCATTTCAAACCTGGCGGCAGGTGCGTATACCTTAAATATTGCTGATAGCAGATGCGGGAGTATAAATGTTAACTACCAAATTCAAAACATTCCGCAGGATTTGGCAGCTCCGTCGGTAAGTGATATCCAGGTTTGTAGTCCGGGAGATGCCATTCTTTTGGTAAACAACGCGGCGGCCGACGTAGTTTACCGTTTGTACGACCAGGCTGATAGCACATCGCCATTAAGCGAACAAACCGGTGGGCGGTTTAAAATAGTTGTAACCGCTAACCGCAGTTTTTTTGTAAGCCAGGTAAATGGTACCTGCGAAAGCCCAAAAACAGAGGTAAAAGTGTCGGTAGGCTTATCTCCGCTCAGCATCGCCAATTCTTTTACCCCCAATGGTGATGGTCATAACGACTACTGGAAAATTAACAATATTGAAAGCTACCCTTCCGCAGTGGTACAGGTATTTAACCGCAACGGCCAAAAGCTCTTTGAATCAAAAGGATATGCAACACCGTTCAACGGTACCTATAATGGCAAAGCGTTGCCCGTAGGCACCTATTACTATATCATCAACCTGAATAAAAACTGTAACCTGTTATCGGGCAGCTTAACCATTTTGAGGTAAGCCGGAAGTCTGGAACCAAAGGTGGGAGGCCTGAAAGGAAAATACGGTGCGCATTTCAATTATCAGACCACAGACCACGCACCTCAGACCAACTGCCTTAAATACATCTGGATGGTATTTTCCAATCCGTAATATAACGCATCACAAATAAGGGCGTGGCCTATGCTCACTTCATCCAAAGCGGGTATGTTTTCGGCAAAGTATTTCAGGTTGTGCAAATCAAGGTCATGGCCTGCGTTAATGCCCAGGCCGGCCTCATGCGCTACTTTAGCAGCTTCGATATATGGCGCGATAGCCAGTTCTTTACCCTGGTGATAATGGGTAGCATAGCCTTCGGTATAAAGCTCAATACGGTCGGTGCCGGTTTTGGCGGCTCCTTCAACCATTTTGGCAACCGGGTCAACAAAAATAGATACACGGATACCGGCTTCTTTAAAAACGGCTATCATATCTGTTAAGTAATGGTAGTTGGTAATGGTATCCCAGCCATGGTTGGATGTTATTTGTCCTAATACATCAGGTACCAGGGTAACCTGCTCTGGTTTGTTGGCTAATACCAGGTCAATAAACTTTTGTTCCTGGCAATTGCCCTCAATATTAAACTCGGTGGTAACTATTGCTTTCAGGTCAAAAACATCCTGGTAGCGGATGTGCCTTTCATCGGGACGTGGATGTACGGTGATTCCCTGCGCGCCAAAACGTTCGCAATCTTTGGCAACCTGTACCAAATCGGGGTTGTTACCACCACGCGAATTACGCAGTGTGGCTATTTTATTGACATTGACAGATAAACGGGTCATGGGCTATGATTACTTTTGCAACGGCAAATATCACCATTTACTTAAAACACCCGAAACAATTTTAGGATTGATTTATTTGCAATTAATTATGAAGTTACTCACCAGGTCTTTTTTGTTTATCTTGTTACTGACCACAACATCAATCACTGCAAACGCCCAGGCTATCTATCGTAAAATAGAAAATTATAAAGTCTTTTATGGATGGGCGCACCATTATCCGCAGGATTGGATGATTATCCGCTCGTTTGAAAACGAGGGCAAAAGCTATTACCTGCTGGTAAATCCTCAAACCCTGGAAACAAAAATTGAAGAGCCAAATTTTTACCAGGTAAAGCCAATGAGCCTAACCGATGCCCGCGCTTTTTTTAAAAATACACCTTATCAAAAGGCGCTGCGAAAAGCCGAAAAACAATCGGTAACCATACAGGATGCGGGCATTGAAAGCGGCGTTCCAAAAGAAACAGGCATCAGCCTGACGGCCGATCTTTGCCCATCTCACCGGCCATTGGATAAACGTATTTTTACAGATATTTTCAACGAGTTTAAAAAAGTAGAACGGCCGGTACCCGTGGCTTTGTCGGTAACAGGCATCTGGATGCGGCAGCACCCACAGGACCTGGAATGGCTTAAGCAAATGCAGGCTAAACGCGAAATTTACATCACCTGGATAAATCATTCCTTTAACCATCGCGTAAGCCTGAAAGCGCCGCTTAAGGAAAACTTTTTGCTGGAACCGGGTACCGATATTAGCTACGAAGTGTTAGAAACAGAAAAGGCCATGCTCAAAAACGGACTGCTGCCGTCGGTGTTTTTCAGGTTCCCGGGTTTGGTGTCTGATCAGCAATTGGTTTACAAGATAACCGATTTTGGGTTGATCCCGGTTGGAACGGATGCCTGGCTGGCCAAAGGCCAGCAACCCCAGGCTGGCAGTATTGTGCTGATACATGGCAACGGCAACGAACCTACCGGCGTTAACGATTTTATCAAGCTGCTGCAATCAAAAACCCAGGCCATAGCCAACAAGCAATGGCTGCTATATGACCTGCGCGAGAGCGTAGACGAGGAATTTGAAGGGCAATAGGCTTTGCTGAACAGTAAGGTGCCGCGTTTTGTTGCTATCTGCTATTTTATAAAGAAAAGCAATTTTTGTTGTCCCATTTGTAGTAACACTACAAAAAAGTCTTAATTCTTGATTCTAACCTCTTGACTCTTTTCCCCCAGTTAATTCAGTCTCCTCACCATCTGTTCCTCAACCTTTTTAAACACCTGTATGGGTTTAAGGCTACGCCAGCCCAGATCATCTAACTGGCCACCAAAGTTGATGTAGTAATCAATATTATTGCGTTTAAATTCGTCAATCACATGCTCGCGGAAGTTGATGCCTGCTATCCAGCCGTCTTCAACTTCCTGAAACCACTCTTCGTAATAACAATCATCTGACGAGTGAAAGTTGAGGATGTTTTCGCCTATCAGTATAAAATGATTGATGCCATTATCAATCATCAACTCCAGTATCTCGCGTTTCAGCATCATGATGTCATTATTAATGGCATCATTCCACTCGCCTATAAACTCAATAATAGTATAGCCTTTTTCATAATCGGCATACAGTACTTTCATGTACAGCGTATTGGAGCCAAACGAATCCCATTGCGGATGCAACAAATAGTTGTATACCTGCTTATCAAACTCAAACTCACTATACTCCGTAGCATAAAAAGGCGAATATTCGTCTTCGGCTGCTATGTAATCATCCCTCCAGCGGTAATATGGTTCTATCTCGTGCATGTTTCCAATGTGCAAATTTCAGATGTTGCAAATGTGCAGATTATGAGAAAATGCAAATTCAATCATTTGCACATCTGAAATCTGCATATCTGCACATCAATTTTTATAATTATCAACAGCAGCCCTTACGCTGCCGTATTTTTTTAACAGGGTGGCGGCTTCGGCTTCGGCAAGGCCGGTTTCGTCCATTACCATGTGGGTGCCACGGTCAATCAGCTTATCATTACTTAACTGCATATCAACCATTTTATTCCCTTTTACCTTGCCCAGCTGAATCATTACACTGGTGCTCAGCATATTTAAAACCAATTTTTGGGCCGTACCTGCCTTCATCCGTGTCGATCCGGTTAAAAACTCGGGCCCGGTAACTACTTCAACCGGGTATTGTGCAACGGCCGCAACCGGGCTGCCGCTATTGCAAACTATACAGCCGGTAACCATATTATGATTGTTGGCCGCTTTAAGGCCCCCAATTACATAGGGTGTAGTGCCCGATGCGGCAATACCCACAACTACGTCTTTTTCGGTTACGTTATACTCCAATAGGTTGTGCCAGGCAAGTTCGGTATTGTCCTCCGCAAATTCAACCGCTTTTCTAATTGCACCGTCGCCCCCGGCTATCAACCCAACTACCATATCAAACGGAACGCCAAATGTTGGCGGGCACTCTGATGCATCAACTACACCAAGGCGGCCGCTGGTACCGGCGCCAATGTAAAAAAGGCGGCCGCCGTGCTTCATCCGTTCGGTAGTTATGGTGGCAAGTGCTTCAATCTGGGGTAATGCTTTGGCCACAGCCAACGGTACCGTCTGGTCTTCCCGGTTTATGTTTTCCAGGATTTCTTTTACCGATTGCAGCTCCAGGTTTTTATAATGCGATTCCCTTTCGGTGGTACGTTCCATTATTTTTTTAATAATTTATAACAAAATTCGTTAAAAAACATCAAATGCAAGGCTGCCGATAAAAATTATTGGTTAAGCATTGATTAACTTTGTTTGCTGAATATGAAAAAGACTGCGGGTGTAATTTTCAGGACGCTGATCCTGTTGCTGGTGGGGATTACTATTGGATTATACATTAGTAGGAACAGTGGCGACCGTAACCTTGGTTTTTCATTTTCTGGCGACGATAAACTATCTAAGGTGCTAACCCTGGTTGGCGAAAGCTATGTAGATAGTGTAAATGTTGACAGCATTGAAGGCGCATCCATCAATGAACTGCTGCAAAACCTCGATCCGCATTCGCTTTACCTGCCGCCGCAGCAGGCGCAAAACATCAATGAACGTTTAGAAGGTGGCTTTAACGGCATTGGTATTGAATACCAGCTGCTGCGCGATACACTGATAATTACCCAGGTATATGCCGGAGGGCCGGCAGCCAAAGCGGGTTTGCCTGTGGGTAGCAAGGTTGTTAATGTTGATCATAAAAAATTCTCGGGCACAAAACTAACGGCCGATAAGGTTAATAACATTTTCAGAGGCGAAAAAGATGCCACCATTGTAATGGATGTGGCAAACGCTGATGGCAAAGGCACCAGGGCATTTGCGATGAAACGTGGCCGGGTTGATATAAGCAGTGTAAACGCGGCGTATATGGCCAATGCCAATACCGGCTATATTAAAATAAGCAAATTTGCCGCTACTACCGATGTTGATTTCCGTACGGCGCTTAAAAAGCTTAAGGTAGATGGCATGAATAAACTGGTGCTTGATTTGCGGGGCAATGGCGGCGGTTACTTAAGCGCGGCAACAT is drawn from Mucilaginibacter ginsenosidivorax and contains these coding sequences:
- a CDS encoding gliding motility-associated C-terminal domain-containing protein, whose product is MRLPKHMGRRALLLLLFLFICFRSVADTFVVTSNADSGPGTLREALTLAAANDSTQTDYINFSLTDISEAGRTLYLKSQLPDISSNLVIDGSTQTGTYFGVSTAKVALFFNPGNNGPLNGLSIINKHNVTILGLYLKYFKSSGPDSAGLNYRTGIYIVNSDNIIFGQALKGNVVIGFSQSLTTSYLPANNANYSSNITIKASFFSIDADGETLPVEQEQALGLAYLTGSIKVGGTEIEGNVLANGVVISQQNSYASYDTITAHFYIRNNKIGVNYSVTKEILTSAGIFASTVDPDGSNYLDIDDNVITGNAIFGDAIYPINMGRQINIRRNYIGTDKTRTRTFKTGGIFLYSCTGQVSIGSSDPADANYITNCVPVIVWPYTNAKINKNSFYCPTYVQPMHYVGYGEFDAPQVNITKILPTVISGTATPNSTIELFYDDKCGTCSPQTYFASTTADAKGNWKYTGPSIHGTIIASATNDKNTSDFTKTTINVDNVKVINACDNTGSIIGAVPQSASEIRWVNENGKTVSTDADLIGVKPGKYKLIVKNGGCGDSTSYFEIQQRFLVDTTKIIKVQPSCNGATGSISSIQFAYNDNQTPIITWTDAANKIWGNNVDVSNLPAGKYTLIIKSFDATCVKKYGPFILKNTTGPTIDDSKPNVTNTNCGQTIGSITNIIVTGGTGTRHFTWKNVQQQEVAYTQDLTGQPAGKYTLQVTDDSQCGPVYSKEIEITEVNGISITESLNATTPASCGKANGAVTGVTATGGTKYEWRDTNGNLAGTSLDLKNVPGGAYQLTVSNAFCQKQSKVYQVTEQSGTVFPSTYTVNHIDACYGKANGALQVNQDALIKAVRWVNAAGVDVAMHHGATDLAAGNYKLYLTDQNGCESYYNTYRVDELPELKVTDNGQTGNEQCGLKSGYVSNVTVAGGLPPYTYTWLNAGSASIGTTSSISNLAAGAYTLNIADSRCGSINVNYQIQNIPQDLAAPSVSDIQVCSPGDAILLVNNAAADVVYRLYDQADSTSPLSEQTGGRFKIVVTANRSFFVSQVNGTCESPKTEVKVSVGLSPLSIANSFTPNGDGHNDYWKINNIESYPSAVVQVFNRNGQKLFESKGYATPFNGTYNGKALPVGTYYYIINLNKNCNLLSGSLTILR
- a CDS encoding polysaccharide deacetylase family protein, which gives rise to MKLLTRSFLFILLLTTTSITANAQAIYRKIENYKVFYGWAHHYPQDWMIIRSFENEGKSYYLLVNPQTLETKIEEPNFYQVKPMSLTDARAFFKNTPYQKALRKAEKQSVTIQDAGIESGVPKETGISLTADLCPSHRPLDKRIFTDIFNEFKKVERPVPVALSVTGIWMRQHPQDLEWLKQMQAKREIYITWINHSFNHRVSLKAPLKENFLLEPGTDISYEVLETEKAMLKNGLLPSVFFRFPGLVSDQQLVYKITDFGLIPVGTDAWLAKGQQPQAGSIVLIHGNGNEPTGVNDFIKLLQSKTQAIANKQWLLYDLRESVDEEFEGQ
- the murQ gene encoding N-acetylmuramic acid 6-phosphate etherase; its protein translation is MERTTERESHYKNLELQSVKEILENINREDQTVPLAVAKALPQIEALATITTERMKHGGRLFYIGAGTSGRLGVVDASECPPTFGVPFDMVVGLIAGGDGAIRKAVEFAEDNTELAWHNLLEYNVTEKDVVVGIAASGTTPYVIGGLKAANNHNMVTGCIVCNSGSPVAAVAQYPVEVVTGPEFLTGSTRMKAGTAQKLVLNMLSTSVMIQLGKVKGNKMVDMQLSNDKLIDRGTHMVMDETGLAEAEAATLLKKYGSVRAAVDNYKN
- the gcvP gene encoding aminomethyl-transferring glycine dehydrogenase codes for the protein MKLNADYQEQFQSRHIAPNEADTAKMLKTIGVSSLDELIAQTIPDQIRLKKPLDLPPAKSEFDYLTTLKQTSLKNKVFKSFIGKGYYDVIVPGVIQRNILENPGWYTQYTPYQAEIAQGRLQALLNFQTMVIDLTGMEIANASLLDEGTAAAEAMFMQYTLRKNNAANVFFVSEELFPQTIDILKTRSEPYGIELQIGDHRTVELTDNMFGAIVQYPAGKGAVYNYKDFAAAGHEKGIKLTVVADIMSLVLLTPPGEWGADIVVGTTQRFGVPMGFGGPHAAFFATKEEYKRSIPGRIIGVTIDSAGNYALRMALQTREQHIRRDKATSNICTAQALLAIMAGMYAVYHGPKGVKLIAERIHGLTILLAKALGELGYKQLNESYFDTLKFDVAHLAGPIHSEALNNEMNLNYEGSIVTISVDETTSPEDIKTIVRFFAKVLGKTINDVDFDGLKADLETVIPTELQRTSAYLTHALFNSHHSEHEMLRYIKSLEAKDLSLCHSMIALGSCTMKLNATTEMIPVTWNHFSKIHPFAPTDQVGGYMQLFDEINKWLSEITGFAAMSLQPNAGAQGEYAGLMVIRAYHHDRGDTHRNIALIPSSAHGTNPASAAMAGMKIVVVKCDDNGNIDVADMRAKAEQYKNELSCLMVTYPSTHGVFEESIIEICQIIHENGGQVYMDGANMNAQVGLTSPANIGADVCHLNLHKTFCIPHGGGGPGMGPIGVAKHLVPYLPGHAVVDIDRGKSIHAVSAAPWGSASILIISHAYIAMMGSEGLTNATRYAILNANYIKTRLESHFPVLYTGANGRCAHEMILDCRSFKPFGIEVTDIAKRLMDYGFHAPTVSFPVAGTVMVEPTESEPKHELDRFCDAMIAIRHEIADVASGVLDKADNPLKNAPHTVAVITGNEWEHPYTRQKAAFPLPYVAAFKFWPSVGRVNDTYGDRTLICSCPPLTDYEFEESEVTTPEYGT
- a CDS encoding pyridoxine 5'-phosphate synthase, which codes for MTRLSVNVNKIATLRNSRGGNNPDLVQVAKDCERFGAQGITVHPRPDERHIRYQDVFDLKAIVTTEFNIEGNCQEQKFIDLVLANKPEQVTLVPDVLGQITSNHGWDTITNYHYLTDMIAVFKEAGIRVSIFVDPVAKMVEGAAKTGTDRIELYTEGYATHYHQGKELAIAPYIEAAKVAHEAGLGINAGHDLDLHNLKYFAENIPALDEVSIGHALICDALYYGLENTIQMYLRQLV